From Acidobacteriota bacterium, one genomic window encodes:
- a CDS encoding acido-empty-quinoprotein group A, whose amino-acid sequence MKLLTASAIALFLSSTALYAQAKPDSASNLAKLTDSWPTYNGDYSGRRYSPLNKVNTTTVKQLSLAWSFRVETTTAGGRRISATPLEVNGVLYFTVPSHVWAVDARTGHKLWQFDWASKGGESIGNRGAAVLGDTVYFETEDCNLVAIDIHTGKEKWHASIGNPDQFYFGSVAPVIVKNHVMVGISGDDFDIPGYIEAHDPETGALQWRWYTHPNPGDPEAKTWPNDEAMLHGGGMTWVAGTYDPELNLYYFGTGNAQPVINGAARPGANLYTSTICALNPDTGKLVWYFQPNPHDTHDWDAVQTPVLIDGIVEGKKRKLLVQASRNGWYFLLDRTNGKALLSTPFAKQNWTLGVDSKGSPIPNPEKMAKPNGALVAPNQAGAANWYPPSFSPATGLFYVPAYDAYSVYYIYDNNKKPEGWAGNDRGGWSRASLRALDYKTGKVRWNHEWPSAGGRSGILTTAGNLLFTGDTTANLVAFNATTGAILWHAGLGSIVSNGPITYELDGLQYVVAAAGDMLYGFVLR is encoded by the coding sequence GCAAAGCCCGACTCGGCTTCCAATCTGGCGAAGCTGACCGATAGCTGGCCCACGTACAACGGCGACTACTCCGGCCGTCGCTACAGCCCGCTGAATAAGGTCAATACAACGACGGTCAAGCAGCTATCGCTCGCCTGGAGCTTCCGTGTCGAGACAACAACTGCCGGCGGCCGGCGCATCTCCGCCACACCGCTTGAGGTCAACGGCGTCCTCTACTTCACCGTTCCCAGCCACGTCTGGGCGGTCGATGCCCGCACAGGGCACAAGCTTTGGCAGTTCGACTGGGCCAGCAAAGGCGGAGAGAGCATCGGCAACCGCGGTGCCGCCGTCCTGGGCGATACAGTCTACTTCGAGACGGAAGACTGCAACCTGGTCGCTATCGACATCCACACCGGCAAGGAGAAGTGGCACGCTTCCATCGGCAACCCGGACCAGTTCTACTTCGGCAGCGTAGCCCCGGTCATCGTCAAGAACCATGTCATGGTCGGTATCAGCGGCGACGACTTCGACATCCCTGGTTACATCGAGGCCCACGATCCCGAGACCGGCGCGTTGCAGTGGCGCTGGTATACGCACCCCAACCCCGGCGACCCTGAAGCCAAGACATGGCCCAATGACGAGGCCATGCTGCATGGCGGCGGCATGACCTGGGTTGCAGGAACCTACGATCCCGAACTGAATCTCTATTACTTCGGCACCGGCAATGCGCAGCCCGTCATCAATGGCGCCGCACGTCCCGGCGCGAACCTCTACACCTCGACCATCTGCGCTCTGAACCCTGATACCGGCAAGCTCGTCTGGTACTTCCAGCCGAACCCGCACGATACACATGACTGGGACGCCGTGCAGACCCCTGTTCTGATTGACGGTATCGTCGAGGGCAAGAAACGCAAGTTGCTGGTACAGGCTAGCCGCAATGGCTGGTACTTCCTTCTCGATCGCACGAACGGTAAGGCCCTGCTGAGCACCCCCTTCGCCAAGCAGAACTGGACGCTTGGCGTCGACTCGAAAGGCTCACCGATTCCGAATCCCGAAAAGATGGCGAAGCCCAATGGGGCGCTCGTCGCTCCAAATCAGGCGGGAGCGGCCAATTGGTATCCTCCCAGCTTCAGTCCCGCAACTGGACTGTTTTATGTACCGGCCTACGACGCCTACAGCGTCTACTACATCTACGACAACAATAAGAAGCCCGAGGGCTGGGCAGGGAACGACCGTGGCGGATGGTCGCGCGCCTCGCTGCGCGCGCTCGACTACAAGACCGGCAAGGTGCGCTGGAACCACGAGTGGCCCAGCGCCGGAGGCCGCTCAGGGATCCTCACTACAGCCGGGAACCTGCTCTTTACCGGCGACACAACCGCAAACCTGGTTGCCTTCAACGCAACGACGGGTGCGATCCTATGGCACGCGGGGCTGGGCAGTATTGTAAGCAATGGCCCGATCACCTACGAGCTTGACGGTCTGCAATACGTCGTCGCGGCCGCTGGCGACATGCTATACGGGTTTGTGCTGCGATAG